The Gadus macrocephalus chromosome 9, ASM3116895v1 genomic interval GTAACAAGCAGCACAACGGGAGGAGAGAAAACGTTACACGGGAGATGTGGATGCCACACTCTATTGTCGACAGAAAAGCATCTGCAATGCTTACAGCGTTGTGATTCTGTGCTGTGATCCTGCTTTTCCCCATAACACCCCTCTAAATATTGGCATAGTATCTAGCTACCATACGCATCAACAACAGCGTGATTTCATTATAACGATTCATGCTGACCAATTCCCTTTAGGACAACAAGGAAAGCAATACAGCCTTTCATGTTTCATCCGTGATATTGACCTAAGACAAACACAGAAAGGACAACAAGGAAAGCGATACAGCCCTTTATGTTTCATCTCTGATATTGACCTAAGACAAACACAGAATAATGTTGACCTCCTCGTTTTTACGTTTACGTCACCGTCTCGCATCATACAACTAGTGGGTCACTTTGCAGAGCCATCTCAATGTTACCAACCCATGTTGATATGACACAGTGTACTAGTCTAATGCACCCGTCGTGTGTGTGGTCCGTAGCGGACACGCCCATCGAGGAGTTCAGCCCGACGCCAGCGTTCCCGGCGCTGCAGTACCTGGAGTCTGTGGACGAGGGCGGTGTAGCGTGGCTGGCAGGTCTCAGGACCGGGGACTTCCTCATTAAGGTCTGTACCCTGAAGCGTACACACCCTGGTCGCCAAACTATGCATGGAACcatcccccccgtctctctgccATGCCACCAGCCTTGCCGTCTTCAAAGCCTTGTATTTTTGATAAACACTACTGCCTTAAACACTTAGTCCTCAACTTACCGTCCACcaccctgtctgtgtgtatgtaccctgtctgtgtgtatgtaccctgtctgtgtgtaagtaccctgtctgtgtgtaagtaccatgtctgtgtgtatgtaccctgtctgtgtgtaagtaccctgtctgtgtgtaagtaccatgtctgtgtgtgtgaatgtatggttttctcttgtgtttgtatttaatgTCTAATGCTGTTATTTAGTCTTCGTAAATGTTTAGTATTGTATTCcgttctgtatatatatatatatatatatatatatatatatatatatagtattgtgttgacattattttattgtatactTTTATTTCATTTCTAATTCCTATGGCAACAGTACCACTCTTCCCAGTTCTCTTATTTAACTAGGTTGTACTATAACTGTTtgagctgcagctgctgctccaaTTCTGATCACGTGCTTCGGTTGTTCTCAGGCTCACTTGTCACTTCGGATGAAGCGTCCGTTAAATGACTCAATGTTGTGCGCAGAGAGCCCTCTGGGCCGGAAAGTAAGACTGTGAACAACACCAGACGCTCGTCGGGTGTTATTGGTGGTCAGCAGTGATCATGGTGTCGTCCTGTCCTGTGTGTAGGTGAACCAGGACAACGTGGTGAAAGTGGGACACAAGCAGGTGGTGAACATGATCCGACACGGAGGGAACCGGCTCATCATCAAGGTGGTGACCGTCAGCCGCACCCTAGACCCGGAGAAGACAAACCCCAAGAAAGGTGCCGCTCAGTCTCCCCTTTTTTTTCCCACCCATATTTTTTgccttttctcttcctcttcaatCCATGCTGTGTCCTGTTCACAATGGAGGGCCTATATCATTGCATAACACATCACCTCTTCGTTGTCTGTGTTCCTAACACTTGTGGAGCAGAAACAaatgatgggggtggtggatgTAAGGCTAATGTTTCACCGAGAGCTGCATCCATGGAACCCGCTAACATAATGACTGAGCGTGTAAGCATTGGTGTTTGATGAGAATCTGTCGACTTCTGTCCTTGTAGTTCCCCCTACCCCAAGACGGGGACCATCCACCCTGCTGTCCATGGCTATGAGGTCCAAGTCCATGACTTCAGAGCTGGAGGAATTATGTAAGACACACATATTAAACATTACCCACCATTGCAACAGTCCCATGCTAGATGCTCTCTTTCTGCCATCCCTCTTTCCATCCGTGTTATAGAGAGGtaaacacatacaggcacaaaGACTACATATTACTCAATCCGTTTTTATGTTaagtttgtttttatgtgtgtttgtgcctgtttttgtgtgtgtgtgtgtgtgtgtgtgtgtgtgtgtgtgtgtgtgtgtgtgtgtgtgtgtgtgtgtgtgtgtgtgtgtgtgtgtgtgtgtgtgtgtgtgtgtgtgtgtgtgcactcatgcGTGTGCATAGGATAATATTTTCGGGGTCCTTTTGTTTTCAGTGTTTTTGTTACAATTTGCAAACTATGTTGATTTTGTCACATAATTAATCTAGACTGAATTATCCAAAtaaataatgttatcaatagTGTATTCATCCTCTGTGTGCTTTCTTTGTCTAGCTACACTGAAAAGGAAGAAGGATGGTGAGTCTAAATGTTGTCTGTTTTCATGTGGTAAAAAAGTATTGCCATCCAAAGTATGGCAACGTGAATAGTGCACGTTGAATGATCATCTCAAAAGTCTTTCGTTATTTGAAAGTAGAAGCTGTACTCTTCAataacatcaacacaacaaatCGAACAACCCTAACCAAGACACATTCTTTACAGGAAAATAAAGTTGTATTCTCTTGGGTAATATGTTATTTTCAGTCTGGTTCATTAGCATTAACAAGCTCATTGCCATTTCTCCTCAATATTTTTGTGAATCTGAATCACGACAATTATGTACATTGTTCATCGCTTAAGCCATACTTTTGTTAAttgtgtccggtgtgtgtgtgtgtgtgtgtgtgtgtgtgtgtgtgtgtgtgtgtgtgtgtgtgtgtgtgtgtgtgtgtgtgtgtgtgtgtgtgtgtgtgtgtgtgtgtgtgtgtgtgtgtttgtgtagatgaCCATGCAGAGAAGCCAATGTGGGACAGTAACCGTAACAGCACACCTAACGTAGAGAGCAGAAAACCCCCACCAAAGACACGCTCATCCAGTCGCTACTCACCCTTCAATCCTGAGATGAATGTAAGCACATTCTCCTCCACTAAGTAGGCTAAAACTCAGCAAAAAATGTAAGCTGCATCTCTGCTTGAAAGTAGGCTGAAGCTTTATTTGATGTTGTCCCCTGAGGCCAACTTTTACACTTTTGAAGTGGTGGTGATTCAGGGGCAAGTATGTACCTTACTTTTCCCTTTGTACGTTTCTGATTCCTGTCTCATTGTAGTCCATTGGCGATATCCAGGAAGTGCCTCAGCCGAGCCGGGCAGGACCAACGAACGCCAGAGCAGCTTACCTCGGTATTCCTAAACAGGGAATCATCAGGAGACAGAAATCCATCGGTAAGGACAGCACTGGTTCACTGAAATACACGTGTCTCACTCAAGACCATGATGCTTGAAGGTACTCGATCTTTACATTTAATTGATTTGGTAATTTAGTTTTAATGagtaataattatattttacatttataattaaaataatagtaatcatcctcttcatcatcatcatcagatagcatttttataaaaaaaaatccaatacTGTGTTACTGTATAATCCCCTTGAACATCCAATTTACTGCTGCAAAGTAGGTGAAGCAAGCACTGTTTTGCAGTGCAACACCGTCATCTCTGCCACTGCCTTGAccttaatatataaataaaccaaCTCAGCATCTTAACACTGCTGTCCCATGGCTGCACGCGTCCCGCCCCAGGGGTCACCGAGGAGGAGAAGACCTTCCTGTCCCCCCCCATGCTGAAGCTGGCCCGGAGCCTCTCCATGCCGGACACCTCCGAGGACATCCCCCCGCCGCCggccgtctcccccccctcccccccgtccccctccccctacacCTCGTCCCACCCCCAGGCCCCGGAGCCTGAGGAGCGGGTGCTGTACGGCGGGGCGGTGTACCCCCGGTTCCCCCAGAACGGGGCCGCCCCCGGGAAGGGCGGCCCTCCCGCCGCGGAGAAGGCCGAGGACAGCGAGGACGCGGCCTGGAAACGGAACGCAGCGGGCACAGGTACGTCTGGGGGGCGGGGATCTAACATCGGCCTGATTTAGTACATTCTTTCAAAATGTTTTTGCCAAATGTTAgcagtcaaaaataaataaaagtcagTTTGGAAAACTGACTTTTTTTTCCCATCTAATGTCATTctaataaaacacaattttcctcCTTATCACGAGTTAACATATTGAAGAATAAACAATGAATGAAATGTACTTACTGATTACAGTAATGGGTAATGTAATGTGAAATGAGCTGTGACAAAGACCAATAAGGTTCTCTGTACCAGAtgtgaatgctccacagcaggTGAATATAACACAACTGAATATGATATGTAATCAGTTAATTCCCATTTTGAAATGATGATGGGAGCCACCATCACCTTCAGAAGTGCTGCACTCCCTATACAGTCATTTATTTCAGTGCTGCTCTATCTTTCTGTGTGAGACCCATTTCAGAGCTTAGAGGTGGCATTTCTTCAAGTACTTTCTTCCATTTTATGTGCCATATCCGTTTATTGTTTATATTTCAGAGGCAAACCTGAAGCTGTCTAGACTCCTCTGTCAAAGGGTCATTTATGAATCAGCTTTAATAACCACAGCACATTATCATTAACCCATACACCCATCCTACAGCCCAGCAGAGTTTTCTCAACCGCTGTACCCCAGCCCAGATCCCAGAGAACCCGTACTCTGACCGGGCCAAGCTCAGCTCCAACATGGGCTCATTCAGCGTGAGCAAACAAGCAAGGTACTCTTGTTGTGTCACTCTTCATAACCACTCTGTTTGTGTTCAAAGCCTTATCATTTGGAGGTCATCAGACCATACCAACTAAATACAGGTGTACCGCCGTGACCAATGAGTGAAGGGAGATTGGTTCGGACTGACATGGTCTGAAGGACCTTGCCACTACTTTGGCCGATTTGTAGTAATCCCGGTAATTGGTACTTAGTTAGTAATTCCGTAAATGATTTTATGGGAGATGTATTACTTGTGTATATCGATTTCTGTCTCGATTAATAGAGCACAGTTTCCCAGGCACCAGTGCTGGCAGTGAAGGAGAAACACGCAGATGCCGACGTAAAAaccaactttatttatagataTCTAGCTAAGATATGGAGGAGACGGTTAGgtttatatataattaaaaaatgaTGGACAATTCTCTTCAAATCCCTCCTTGTCTCGGTTTCACATCAACATCCAATTCTCTTCACCATTGTGACTCCCCGACcatttccaccaccaccacaaccacaaacaaacccacCATCATGTGCCATCATAAGGAAAGGGATGCTGATGAAGCAGCCAAAGGTGGAGGACAAGCCAGAGAAGGGGTCttccatccccatccccaccatcatcatcaaggAGCCGTCCACCTCCAGCAGCGGTAAGAGCAGCCAGGCCAGCAGCATGGAGGTGGAGCCTGGAAGTCAGGATCTGCCAGGTAGGCTGGGAACATGGTGCTGTATGGATATAGCAGGGCTCTAAATATAGCAGGGTGACTCACACTCCTTCATGCAATGTTTAAAACAAGGGTCTGCCAAGTCTAGCGACCGTCCCGGGGTCATACTTTTTGCATTCTGTCAAATGAAAATAGAGCCTGATCACGAACACTAGTCACGCTACTCATGTATCTCTGTTGCTGTATAAAGTTAATGCAAGCATAAATATGTACGCAGTCGTTCGTCGTATTTGTTGTTCATTTGTGTCGTCAATCATTTAGTATGGCATGGCTTAAACATCAGGAGAGTTGGTCATCTGCTGCTATTCAATGGTTCTCAAATCCCTGCTTCTAGGCCAGCTCCGGCCAGACACCACCCCCGACACCAGCAGTGTCTTCGTGGTGCCCACCATACGCTCCCGGAGGCTGGCCGACCTGCGGAACTCCGTGTCCTTCCGGTCCACGGACCTGGGGGACGAGGAGCCCGCCGCCCACGCCCCGTCCCGCCTGCGCCAGTCCCGGTCCATCGACGAGGGCATGCTCAGCAGCGACGAGCACTTCCGCCGGCTGGTGGTCAACCCCCTGTCCCTGCTCAACATCCCCGACTCCAACGGCGGAGGCGCGGCGGCGGGACACCTGATGGACTGCAACGCCCCCGAGCCGTCCATGCTCCGGGCCCCCCTCAACACCCGGACCGGCCTGCACCACTctcagcagcaccagcaccacctcagcCCCCTCAGCCTGCCCGTCAAGACGTACACGCCCTCTCTGTCCTCGCTGTCCTCGCCGGCCTCCCCGTCCATGGGATACGGACACTACCTGCACCCGGTCACCGGTAAGCCCTTGGACCCCAGCTCCCCGCTGGCCCTGGCGTTGGCCGCCAGGGACCAGGCCATCAGGGGACAGAATCAGCCGCAGCCGCTCAAGACTCAAGAGGCGTCCAAGTCGGACCTCAACATGCCGTTGTTCATCGATACCAAACTGGCTCGTCCGAGTGCGGAGTCGTCCTTTGGCAGTGCGACGGTGACCCCGTTGGCCCGCACCGGGCCCAGGGGAGCCCTGCGGAGGTAAGGCTCCCACTGATCCCAGCTCAGTTCCTACCGAGGGTTACATTCACACCAGGACAAGGGAAACGGCTGGTGTGATTTGTCATCACCAGCATGTTTTCTCTTGTATCATCCGTCTAGCGTTTGGCAAGTTAGTCGACAATCTCTGTATTTATTTCCTCATCTGACTCTAGCTCTTACTCCATCACACACAAGAAGCTGACTTGCACTCCTATGAGACTGATCgctaaaaatgtattttaggaAAAGTATGAATGGCCAACTCATCATAAGGAGGTGTTCTGCTGACCAGGCTGCTTGCTCTGTggcctgtttttaaatgtgtgaGACAAATGTGATGATCTGTTTCAGACAACCAGGGAGCGGGGGCTTCAGAGCCTGGTCGCATACATGTAGAACAAATCAATGTCCCCCGTAGATTTCACATTCATCCCCCTAGATGTTCCAGACCGCTGATTGACAAgctgtattttttttcaaatgatccCCATATTGGGGTTTATAGTTGGGTGATGAATCACCCCCTAGTGTACATTTGGTGTAAGGACATGTTATGTAGGTTGCGCAGAAGTAGGAATTGAAAACTGTTTACAACATTGTTGCTTGGCATTTTCACAAAGTATTTATATAACCCATGCTGTTGCAAGAATGTTGAGGGCTAAAGGGTAGAAACAGGAACATGATGCATGAAGCATTTCCAAAAAGCTGCCCAGCTGACCAGCTGATTTATGATGGATCATAAATTACAATCTCCATTTTAATTGGGCCTATAATATAAATAGCATGGTGAGGACAGGGTGGGTGTAACTGCTCCCTTGCTAAAAAAGAGTCCCAGTATCTGCTAGCCGTAGTGGACCTGACCGGAACGATCAAAGCCCACCCGGGTAcgttaccatggtaaccacGGTCCACTGTTTATGCGTGCAATAGCATGTGTttaacctagagagagagagagatctacaatgaaaaaaacattctgCAAGTGGTGTCGGGGTTTGGTTCTATTTTAAATACACGTATCAAATAGTTGTTTACTATTGCAGCTTAACAATACAGCCACCTTAGTCCTCCCACAGGCTGTGCTTCAgtccccactctctccctcaaaAGCCTTGTTAAATAAACAATCACCGAGATGAGCTGCAGCTGGCCTCAATTGGCGGTGGCCTGGTTGTTGTAGTCTTTTGTTGTAGTCTTTTTCGCCAAAGCAATCTTCCTTCTACCTTGAGCTGACCTATCTTCCATCTATGTGTGATGCCACACGCCCAGCGTCGTCAGTTGCACGTTAATTATCGTATTTGTACGATCATTTTGCTCTCTATACAATGTAGGATAAATAATGAAAAGTCGTGCATCAAATATGGTGATTTGTATGTATAATGTTGAATTAATAGCAATGTACTATTCACTCTCTGATGTCTGTCCTTAACACTGCACATCCAGAATGAACAGTTTAGTCCACTTCTGTATGACCCACTCTGCTGTCTGGAAATCTCTCTTGCACTGGATTATCCTGGGTTCATGAGAAACCTTTAATCAGATATGAACTATGCAGCTTTATACATGGGAAATCAGATAAGTACCATATTGTTAATTAGAAAAAAGGAATAATTCAACCTATTATTACTTAAAATCTCCATGCCCCATTTATTTCCATAGTTGATGTGGGAGCATCCGTGACCCCTCACAACTGAAACTGAACTGTTTCATACGCAATTCTGAATCTATTATcataatattatttataattaacaatctctctctctctctctctctctctctatacacacacacacacacactattcagaTTTCAATATTCAGAAAAACACTGAGAAAAGCCAAAGCTGTTAGCATTCCCGATGTGTTGTCCCTCACTGCCCTCCTGTGAACCATGTGTCCCGTTCCCCAGGCAGATGACTGAATCCAAGTACGAGACGGACACCAAGTACGAACACCCTCTGGCCAAGGACAAGAAGAGAGCGGAGCCCACGCAGCGGGACGAAGACCTGTCCCAACACAAGCGGGCCGGCCTCCTCATGGTGCACACCTCGGACCGCACGCGCCGCGGCTCCTCGGGGGGTCTcttggggggggaggagcggggCGCCAGGAACGCCGCCTCCAAGGACCACAGCCAGCCGGCCTCTGCGCCTCCCTTGTCTCATAATCCGTCTCACATCCACATCTCCCCGCACAAGACCTTCATCACCGTCAGCTCGGCCGAGGAGCCCGTCAAGCTCCCGTTCGGCATGATCCCACCGCCGCCGCTGGCGTCCGTGGACATCCCCGAGGACGAGCTCTTCCCCGAGTCCCTACCGCCGCCGATAGAGTTCGCCAACAGCTTCGATATCTCTGAGAGCCAGGCCAGCAGCATCGCCGAGCTGCTGAAACAAACCAACAACCTGTCCTCTGACCAGGCCCTGGCCATCACCGAGATCCTGAAGCAAACGCAAAACGCCTCGCCGGGCTCCGCCTCCGCCGCCCGCCAGAGTTCCGTCTCCCCGTTCTATCCCTCCTACTTCCTGCCCACAAACAGCCAGCATGAGATAAAGTGTGCACCAGCTGGCCTGACCAACACCATGCTTCCTATTTATCCCGAGGTCTCCCTAGACAGCTTCGGGCCGGTGGGCGATTCAGGgatagaggtggaggtggacagcAGGTCGGTCGGCGGGGACCCCCAGCTGGAGACCACCGGCACTGTGTCCAACGTCTCTTCCATGTCCACCCTGTCCTCGGAAGGAGGGGGCGAGGGTCTGGACCCTTGCTCCGTCTATGGAGACGGTCAGGCCTTCACCGCCGCGGCCATGATCAACAAATCCAACAAAAGCACCAAGGTGAAAACGCACAATGTGGTGCTCCACCACAGGAGCGGGAAGGATATGGGACACGAGGGCATGATGGCCCATCGGGACGAGAGCTCCTACAACGGAGGAGGGCCTCCCTCCTAcgtcccacctcctcctgcacctgggGAGGGCCCGCGCACGCCCCGGgacggaggagaggggaagcTCCCTCACATGTCTAAAGCTGGAGAGACAAGGAGATCCAGGTAGGATGCTTACCCTTTCTTCTTGCACATGTTACCCCTTCACCTCTTTCATCCAGCTGGGAGGCACGGCCATAGCAGTCAATGGTAggtgcgatgacgtcacactgATCACTGCGTAGTCACAGGCTCACCAAAAGTGTTCTTTCTGTCACATAGGTCGTGGATCTTGGGTGTCTTTGGTTTTATCACATATTGGATCTACCTGAGCAGTTTGCTACAAGCCCTCACGGATCACGGATGTACATTTCATGCATCCCTTTTGCTTTGAGGTGCATTCTCGTCTGCGTGTTCTTCATGAATTCACCATTTGTGTTCTCCCGTGTCCCTCCAGGAACCCGGACTTCTCCTCTGGCGTGCCGCGCAGGAACACAGTCACCTTCGCTTCCACGACTGTCCTGTCGTCGCTCTCGTGCCAAGAGGTCATCACCAACTCCAGCGCACTCTCCGGTTCCAACCAAAGGTCCCCCTCCCCgagcctctcccctccccctgacgCCGGCCTCAGGCATCCccctcacacctcctcctcctccccctcctcccccgccctgGCCGACCTCTACGTGCTTCCGCCTCTGGGCTCGGGGATCTCCCGCTCGTCCTCGCCCCTGCTGTCGTCGCCTTCCGCCTCTTCCAATAAGCCCTTCGCCTCCAAGCCCCTGGTCCTCTGGAGCAAGGAGGACGTGGCCGACTGGCTGGACCACCTGAACCTGTCGGAGCACAAGGACGCCTTCCTGGACAACGACATCGAGGGGAGCCACCTGCCGTCGCTGCAGAAGGACGACCTGGTGGACCTGGGGGTCACCAGGGTGGGGCATCGGATGAACATAGAGAGAGCTCTGAAGGACCTGATGGACATGTAGCTAGGTCTGAGCGCACGGGGAGGGAGGTGGCCCTGCTGCACACCGCACAACATTGATGGCTTTAGAACGTGGTGGTATAATGCTGTAATGTTTTACTGTATGACTGTTTAAAATGCTGAaagactttatatatatatatacatatgtagaTATAGTACATTAGTTATCGATTCAACTAGATTAGTTTGAAAAAGTACTGTTTCAAAAAGTAGTGAAAGAGATCCAGCAGAACTAATACTGAGTAATAGTTGAATATATTTAATTGATATCCCAGGTTGAGATATTACTGCACACCAAGCTTGAAGAAACAAACATGGAATAGACATAGTCGTTTTGTGGAATATGTCATTTTTTAACAGATGACTGTAGAGGAGTGTAATTTATAGGACAGGATTTAGTGGACATTTTAACTCTCTCACATCTGTTGAATGTCAAAACACCACCTgctgtgtggtgcatgtgtccGTGCATTTTTCTACTTTCAGGACTTTTCACCTTAAGTATTTGGTTAAAAAAGAACTTTTGGGATTTGCTGCTATTCCAGTCTTCTTACATGATAATTGTAAACAGATACAGACTGTATTTTATCAATTGTGGCCATTTGCAACCTTTTTGCTAATGATACAAATATAGAGCAATGTTGAATGAGATGTACTGCCCATATACATAATCCTGGCCTTAAGGGAAGTATAACTTTACAAACATATTATATCAGATTATATCATCTCTTCTTTACCaaacattttcattatttatgttATACATGGGTATGTTGCCAA includes:
- the LOC132464395 gene encoding SH3 and multiple ankyrin repeat domains protein 2-like isoform X3, which codes for MTCSPTSSEEEMALSLSEGSGAEDSGSSREETRGPGATTVVSSREDVSRETETSLVICVVIPDLQQSIVLNFESTATIWSAKQQVLCTLTQPLRDVLNYGLFQPAFQGRESGFLDEEQPLRQFSIPKCQGVPTLEFRYKSRVYKHTNVNEMLIAKINIQTNLRRFIECIQQLETDKVEKMLDRGLDPNYHDPENGETPLTLAVQLGAGSSSIIIALKNGGAHMDFRSQDGLTALHKAVKANNHVALKTLLDLGSSVNYKDSQSLTPLYHSVLEGGELSCCLLLLRFSATLGCSDENGWTEMHQACRYGHLKHLEQLLLFGADISSQNATGNTGLHISALHKQEPCVRLLLSIGACKDVKNYRGQTPFQVAITAGNFELADIIKTYKDNENDQYTTKPDSTDTCENVHLRESPRCASPFRVNHASPSSHWVPSSKQQLETAPVLLRSNSEDNNLDPGPKKSHSSTVVSTPSASPSFTSRRSPSPCHRSSSPTMPSPAVSTVKTVGGVRGGRPSSRSRSPSLGRPAAEDVRRQHQRHTSPHSGGGRAGPEPARHRTREEAEQPRNNTQYSAIPARQFVAITPYHPQAEGEIALCKNDRVKVLCVGEGGYLKGSVRGGVGWFPAECVEEVPTQAQEDRPYTRHDHAERRKLFRNYTVGSYDSFEAASNRIIDEKTVVLQKRDNEGFGFVLRGAKADTPIEEFSPTPAFPALQYLESVDEGGVAWLAGLRTGDFLIKVNQDNVVKVGHKQVVNMIRHGGNRLIIKVVTVSRTLDPEKTNPKKVPPTPRRGPSTLLSMAMRSKSMTSELEELSTLKRKKDDDHAEKPMWDSNRNSTPNVESRKPPPKTRSSSRYSPFNPEMNSIGDIQEVPQPSRAGPTNARAAYLGIPKQGIIRRQKSIGVTEEEKTFLSPPMLKLARSLSMPDTSEDIPPPPAVSPPSPPSPSPYTSSHPQAPEPEERVLYGGAVYPRFPQNGAAPGKGGPPAAEKAEDSEDAAWKRNAAGTAQQSFLNRCTPAQIPENPYSDRAKLSSNMGSFSVSKQARKGMLMKQPKVEDKPEKGSSIPIPTIIIKEPSTSSSGQLRPDTTPDTSSVFVVPTIRSRRLADLRNSVSFRSTDLGDEEPAAHAPSRLRQSRSIDEGMLSSDEHFRRLVVNPLSLLNIPDSNGGGAAAGHLMDCNAPEPSMLRAPLNTRTGLHHSQQHQHHLSPLSLPVKTYTPSLSSLSSPASPSMGYGHYLHPVTGKPLDPSSPLALALAARDQAIRGQNQPQPLKTQEASKSDLNMPLFIDTKLARPSAESSFGSATVTPLARTGPRGALRRQMTESKYETDTKYEHPLAKDKKRAEPTQRDEDLSQHKRAGLLMVHTSDRTRRGSSGGLLGGEERGARNAASKDHSQPASAPPLSHNPSHIHISPHKTFITVSSAEEPVKLPFGMIPPPPLASVDIPEDELFPESLPPPIEFANSFDISESQASSIAELLKQTNNLSSDQALAITEILKQTQNASPGSASAARQSSVSPFYPSYFLPTNSQHEIKCAPAGLTNTMLPIYPEVSLDSFGPVGDSGIEVEVDSRSVGGDPQLETTGTVSNVSSMSTLSSEGGGEGLDPCSVYGDGQAFTAAAMINKSNKSTKVKTHNVVLHHRSGKDMGHEGMMAHRDESSYNGGGPPSYVPPPPAPGEGPRTPRDGGEGKLPHMSKAGETRRSRNPDFSSGVPRRNTVTFASTTVLSSLSCQEVITNSSALSGSNQRSPSPSLSPPPDAGLRHPPHTSSSSPSSPALADLYVLPPLGSGISRSSSPLLSSPSASSNKPFASKPLVLWSKEDVADWLDHLNLSEHKDAFLDNDIEGSHLPSLQKDDLVDLGVTRVGHRMNIERALKDLMDM
- the LOC132464395 gene encoding SH3 and multiple ankyrin repeat domains protein 2-like isoform X1, producing the protein MTCSPTSSEEEMALSLSEGSGAEDSGSSREETRGPGATTVVSSREDVSRETETSLVICVVIPDLQQSIVLNFESTATIWSAKQQVLCTLTQPLRDVLNYGLFQPAFQGRESGFLDEEQPLRQFSIPKCQGVPTLEFRYKSRVYKHTNVNEMLIAKINIQTNLRRFIECIQQLETDKVEKMLDRGLDPNYHDPENGETPLTLAVQLGAGSSSIIIALKNGGAHMDFRSQDGLTALHKAVKANNHVALKTLLDLGSSVNYKDSQSLTPLYHSVLEGGELSCCLLLLRFSATLGCSDENGWTEMHQACRYGHLKHLEQLLLFGADISSQNATGNTGLHISALHKQEPCVRLLLSIGACKDVKNYRGQTPFQVAITAGNFELADIIKTYKDNENDQYTTKPDSTDTCENVHLRESPRCASPFRVNHASPSSHWVPSSKQQLETAPVLLRSNSEDNNLDPGPKKSHSSTVVSTPSASPSFTSRRSPSPCHRSSSPTMPSPAVSTVKTVGGVRGGRPSSRSRSPSLGRPAAEDVRRQHQRHTSPHSGGGRAGPEPARHRTREEAEQPRNNTQYSAIPARQFVAITPYHPQAEGEIALCKNDRVKVLCVGEGGYLKGSVRGGVGWFPAECVEEVPTQAQEDRPYTRHDHAERRKLFRNYTVGSYDSFEAASNRIIDEKTVVLQKRDNEGFGFVLRGAKADTPIEEFSPTPAFPALQYLESVDEGGVAWLAGLRTGDFLIKVNQDNVVKVGHKQVVNMIRHGGNRLIIKVVTVSRTLDPEKTNPKKVPPTPRRGPSTLLSMAMRSKSMTSELEELSTLKRKKDDDHAEKPMWDSNRNSTPNVESRKPPPKTRSSSRYSPFNPEMNSIGDIQEVPQPSRAGPTNARAAYLGIPKQGIIRRQKSIGVTEEEKTFLSPPMLKLARSLSMPDTSEDIPPPPAVSPPSPPSPSPYTSSHPQAPEPEERVLYGGAVYPRFPQNGAAPGKGGPPAAEKAEDSEDAAWKRNAAGTAQQSFLNRCTPAQIPENPYSDRAKLSSNMGSFSVSKQARKGMLMKQPKVEDKPEKGSSIPIPTIIIKEPSTSSSGKSSQASSMEVEPGSQDLPGQLRPDTTPDTSSVFVVPTIRSRRLADLRNSVSFRSTDLGDEEPAAHAPSRLRQSRSIDEGMLSSDEHFRRLVVNPLSLLNIPDSNGGGAAAGHLMDCNAPEPSMLRAPLNTRTGLHHSQQHQHHLSPLSLPVKTYTPSLSSLSSPASPSMGYGHYLHPVTGKPLDPSSPLALALAARDQAIRGQNQPQPLKTQEASKSDLNMPLFIDTKLARPSAESSFGSATVTPLARTGPRGALRRQMTESKYETDTKYEHPLAKDKKRAEPTQRDEDLSQHKRAGLLMVHTSDRTRRGSSGGLLGGEERGARNAASKDHSQPASAPPLSHNPSHIHISPHKTFITVSSAEEPVKLPFGMIPPPPLASVDIPEDELFPESLPPPIEFANSFDISESQASSIAELLKQTNNLSSDQALAITEILKQTQNASPGSASAARQSSVSPFYPSYFLPTNSQHEIKCAPAGLTNTMLPIYPEVSLDSFGPVGDSGIEVEVDSRSVGGDPQLETTGTVSNVSSMSTLSSEGGGEGLDPCSVYGDGQAFTAAAMINKSNKSTKVKTHNVVLHHRSGKDMGHEGMMAHRDESSYNGGGPPSYVPPPPAPGEGPRTPRDGGEGKLPHMSKAGETRRSRNPDFSSGVPRRNTVTFASTTVLSSLSCQEVITNSSALSGSNQRSPSPSLSPPPDAGLRHPPHTSSSSPSSPALADLYVLPPLGSGISRSSSPLLSSPSASSNKPFASKPLVLWSKEDVADWLDHLNLSEHKDAFLDNDIEGSHLPSLQKDDLVDLGVTRVGHRMNIERALKDLMDM